In bacterium, a single window of DNA contains:
- the xerD gene encoding Tyrosine recombinase XerD yields MSTVLGSPLTAHVEQFVHDLEWVRRLSPHTVDGYRRDLERFLAFCREENILSLAPLTRLTIQQYLGWEDAHGRGARTRARRLSAMRTFFEWCRERGLHSDNPAAQVETPKLERRLPPTLTVEHVLALLNAPDTDTPLGRRDRTILELFYGSGLRVSELIGLPITALHPDQGVLLVKGKGRKERVVPLHQQGWRWLMDYMREVRPQLKGGNEPGTVFLTQRGEAFSRQGIHKLVKKYATAAQLPSGVYPHLLRHSFATHLLANGMDLRSLQAMLGHAKLDTTEIYTHVVETTKQKAFMKFHPRAQIGPATPAAPTTPAVKPVSVPL; encoded by the coding sequence ATGAGCACAGTACTGGGATCCCCATTGACAGCACATGTCGAGCAGTTCGTCCATGACCTCGAGTGGGTCCGACGCCTCTCGCCCCATACGGTCGACGGCTACCGCCGCGACCTTGAACGCTTCCTGGCCTTCTGCCGGGAAGAAAACATCCTGAGTCTCGCGCCCCTCACCCGGCTCACCATCCAGCAGTACCTCGGCTGGGAGGATGCCCATGGGCGGGGTGCCCGGACACGCGCCCGGCGACTCAGCGCCATGCGCACCTTCTTTGAATGGTGCCGGGAGCGGGGCCTCCACAGCGATAACCCCGCCGCCCAGGTCGAGACGCCCAAGCTGGAGCGTCGACTGCCACCCACGCTGACCGTGGAGCATGTCCTCGCCCTCCTGAATGCTCCCGACACCGACACCCCGCTCGGCAGACGGGACCGCACCATCCTCGAACTCTTTTATGGGTCCGGCTTGCGGGTCTCGGAGCTGATCGGCCTCCCGATCACTGCGCTCCATCCCGATCAGGGGGTTCTGCTGGTCAAGGGCAAAGGGCGCAAGGAGCGGGTCGTGCCGCTCCATCAGCAGGGCTGGCGCTGGCTGATGGACTATATGCGCGAGGTCCGACCCCAGCTCAAAGGGGGCAATGAACCGGGCACAGTCTTCCTGACCCAGCGAGGCGAAGCCTTTTCCCGGCAGGGGATCCACAAGCTGGTGAAGAAGTACGCCACCGCTGCCCAGTTGCCGTCGGGCGTCTATCCCCACCTGTTGCGTCACAGCTTCGCGACACACCTGCTGGCCAACGGGATGGACCTCCGCTCTCTCCAGGCGATGCTGGGGCACGCCAAGCTCGACACCACAGAGATCTACACCCATGTGGTGGAAACCACGAAGCAAAAGGCCTTCATGAAGTTCCACCCCCGGGCCCAGATCGGACCGGCCACGCCTGCGGCTCCCACCACCCCGGCAGTGAAGCCTGTCTCCGTGCCACTCTAA